One genomic segment of Vibrio sp. SCSIO 43136 includes these proteins:
- the hisD gene encoding histidinol dehydrogenase, with product MKTLVWQSLSESQQNSVLERPAITEGANITEAVESVIAAVRSEGDTALKALTEKFDKVALENIQVSAQEIDAASDRLSDKMKQALQQAYANIATFHEAQKPQPLVVETQPGIVCEQVTRAINKVGLYIPGGSAPLPSTVLMLGVPAQIAGCREVVLCSPPPIADEILYVAKLCKIDKVFQLGGAQAVAAMAYGTESVTKVDKIFGPGNAFVTEAKRQVSNDFKGAAIDMPAGPSEVLVIADETADADFIAADLLSQAEHGPDSQVVLVTPSVLIADQVAEAVQKQLNELSRKDIAEQALGSSVIIVAESLSQCVAISNFYGPEHLIVQTKAPRELLPLLDNAGSIFLGDWSPESAGDYASGTNHVLPTYGYTRTYSSLGLADFSKRMTVQELSATGLQTLAPTVVTMAEAEGLDAHKRAVTIRVEKLEKGER from the coding sequence ATGAAGACGTTAGTTTGGCAATCTTTAAGTGAGTCGCAGCAAAACTCTGTACTAGAGCGCCCTGCGATTACTGAAGGTGCAAATATCACAGAAGCAGTCGAGTCAGTGATTGCCGCAGTACGCTCCGAGGGTGATACGGCGTTAAAAGCTCTAACTGAAAAATTCGATAAAGTGGCACTTGAAAACATTCAAGTGTCAGCGCAGGAAATTGATGCGGCATCAGATCGTCTTTCAGACAAAATGAAACAAGCGCTTCAACAAGCGTATGCAAATATCGCGACCTTCCACGAAGCGCAAAAACCACAACCATTGGTGGTAGAAACTCAGCCGGGGATCGTCTGTGAGCAAGTGACCCGAGCGATTAATAAAGTGGGTCTGTATATTCCCGGTGGCAGTGCGCCACTTCCATCTACCGTCCTTATGCTTGGTGTGCCTGCGCAAATTGCGGGTTGTCGTGAGGTGGTTCTTTGTTCGCCGCCACCTATTGCGGATGAAATCCTTTACGTCGCTAAGCTGTGTAAAATTGACAAAGTCTTCCAGTTAGGTGGCGCTCAGGCGGTTGCAGCGATGGCTTATGGCACAGAGTCAGTGACGAAAGTCGATAAGATTTTCGGTCCAGGCAATGCGTTTGTGACGGAAGCAAAGCGCCAAGTGAGCAACGACTTTAAAGGTGCGGCGATTGACATGCCAGCCGGTCCTTCTGAAGTATTAGTGATTGCTGATGAGACAGCAGATGCAGATTTTATTGCCGCCGATCTTCTAAGCCAAGCCGAACACGGCCCAGACTCACAAGTGGTTTTGGTTACACCGTCGGTATTGATTGCTGATCAAGTGGCTGAAGCGGTGCAAAAACAACTTAACGAACTATCGCGTAAAGATATCGCTGAGCAGGCATTAGGCTCGAGCGTAATCATTGTTGCTGAGTCTCTTTCTCAGTGTGTTGCGATTTCTAACTTCTATGGTCCAGAACACCTGATTGTTCAAACTAAAGCGCCACGTGAGTTATTGCCTCTGCTAGACAATGCAGGCTCGATCTTCCTTGGTGACTGGTCTCCTGAATCAGCTGGAGATTATGCATCTGGTACTAACCACGTGTTGCCAACTTACGGCTACACTCGTACCTACTCAAGTTTAGGCTTGGCTGATTTTTCTAAGCGCATGACAGTTCAAGAGCTAAGTGCAACAGGCTTGCAAACGCTAGCACCTACTGTCGTAACGATGGCGGAAGCCGAAGGTCTAGATGCACACAAACGCGCAGTTACCATTCGCGTTGAGAAGTTAGAAAAGGGAGAGCGCTAA
- the hisC gene encoding histidinol-phosphate transaminase: MEKLARKQVQQLTPYLSARRIGGSGDVWLNANESPFDNEYKTSASRLNRYSECQPKELIEAYAAYAGVAPEQTLTSRGADEGIELLIRAFCEPGQDAILFCPPTYGMYGISAETIGVEQKRVPLTDDWQLDLEAIQSNLENVKLVFVCSPNNPTGNLVKREDIVSLLEMTKDKAIVVMDEAYIDFCPEASTVDLLADYPNLAILRTLSKAFALAGLRCGFTLANQELIQVLLKVIAPYPVPVPVADIATQALSEAGLAKMKYQMLDLNANRAYLQVGLSMLDGVEVFEGWGNYLLVKFPNGDELFKAAWDNGMILRNSPIEDCVRISVGNREECEKVVAFIRNQLASTLDQQN, translated from the coding sequence ATGGAAAAACTTGCACGTAAACAGGTGCAACAGCTAACGCCTTACCTTTCTGCGCGTCGGATTGGTGGTAGTGGTGACGTGTGGCTTAATGCTAATGAATCGCCATTTGATAATGAGTACAAAACTAGTGCCTCTCGTCTTAATCGTTACAGCGAGTGTCAGCCCAAAGAGCTGATTGAAGCCTATGCGGCTTATGCAGGTGTTGCTCCTGAACAGACATTGACTTCTCGTGGGGCTGATGAAGGCATTGAACTACTTATCCGTGCGTTTTGTGAGCCGGGACAAGATGCGATTCTGTTTTGTCCACCTACCTACGGTATGTACGGCATTAGCGCTGAAACTATTGGTGTTGAGCAAAAGCGAGTGCCGTTGACCGACGATTGGCAGCTCGACCTTGAGGCAATTCAAAGCAACCTTGAGAATGTAAAGCTAGTATTCGTTTGTAGTCCAAATAACCCTACTGGCAATTTGGTGAAGCGTGAAGATATCGTTTCTCTGCTTGAGATGACCAAGGACAAAGCCATTGTTGTGATGGATGAGGCCTACATTGATTTTTGCCCTGAAGCATCAACGGTTGATCTGTTAGCAGATTATCCAAATCTGGCTATTTTGCGCACGCTTTCAAAAGCATTTGCTCTTGCGGGACTTCGCTGTGGATTTACGCTTGCCAATCAAGAGCTAATCCAAGTATTGTTGAAGGTGATCGCACCGTATCCTGTCCCCGTTCCTGTGGCAGACATCGCAACTCAAGCGCTATCTGAAGCTGGGCTTGCCAAGATGAAATATCAAATGCTTGACCTCAATGCGAACCGAGCTTATTTGCAAGTGGGTTTAAGCATGTTAGATGGGGTAGAAGTGTTCGAAGGTTGGGGTAACTACTTGTTAGTCAAATTCCCAAACGGTGATGAACTATTTAAGGCGGCGTGGGATAACGGCATGATCCTACGTAACTCTCCGATTGAA